The proteins below are encoded in one region of Oncorhynchus tshawytscha isolate Ot180627B linkage group LG04, Otsh_v2.0, whole genome shotgun sequence:
- the LOC112248799 gene encoding 60S ribosomal protein L37 — protein MTKGTSSFGKRRNKTHALCRRCGSKAYHLQKSSCGKCGYPEKRKRKYNWSAKAKRRSTTGTGRIRHLRVVYRRFRNGFREGTVPKPKRAAVAASSSS, from the exons ATG ACTAAGGGAACGTCGTCATTTGGTAAACGTCGCAACAAGACGCACGCCTTGTGTCGTCGGTGCGGCTCCAAGGCATACCACCTCCAGAAGTCCTCCTGCGGAAAGTGTGGCTACCCCGAAAAGCGCAAGAGAAAGT ATAACTGGAGTGCCAAGGCCAAGCGACGCAGCACTACCGGAACTGGCCGTATCAGACACCTGAGGGTCGTCTACCGCAGATTCAG GAATGGATTCCGTGAGGGAACTGTCCCTAAGCCTAAGAGGGCAGCAGTGGCTGCCTCTAGCTCTTCCTAG